The following nucleotide sequence is from Corynebacterium atypicum.
CTATGACGTCGAAAATGATAAGTAGGCGTTTGCATTAGCGAGTATGCCCCAAGGGGGCCAAGAAAATCGCTTGCGTTAGCGAGTGTATAGCGCGTTAGCTCTGACCTGCAGAAACGCTCCCCGAGCACTATCACTTCGCTGCTGCCACGATTTCTGGGCATGAGAAAAGCCCGTCCGGCGCTCATGCACGAACGGGCTAAAAATTTCCCTCTAACCTCCTACAGCTGAACCCTCACTACCTCACCAACTCGGAACACGAACCGGATCGTATCCTCGTCTACGATGGCGTGGTCGATGAGTGCGCTCCACTGTGAGGGGCGGAACTCGCTCACAGGTTCGCCCGCCAGATCGCCTAGGGCTGTAGTGACGGCGGCATGCTTGGCAGTGTTCGCTGCAATATCTGCCTCTAGGCTCGCTTTGCATGCGAGTGTCTTACGGTAGGCAGTATCGAGCTCTGTGTACTTGTTTTGGTAGGCGTCTTGGTCGAGCGCGCGTTGCTGGTTTTCCGCAATCAGTGCTTCGATCTGCTCAGTGAGTTCCACGATTTTCGCCTGGCAGGCGGCGGCTTGTTCTTCCATGCGGCTCGTATCAAACATGGAGTCAAAGATTTGCAGTAGGTGGCTTTGCCGTGACTGGCGGGCGATCAGTTGGTTGAGTGCTTGGACGAAAGCGTTCTTGATATGTTCGTCCTTCACAGTCGCGCTGCTGCAAGGGTGTTCGACTGCGTATTTGTGGTTGCATTGCCAGACTGTGTACTTATATTTCGTGTTCGACGCCCACGTTTTACGCCCATACCATGCACCACACTGCGCACACTTGAGCCGGGTGGAGAATAAGCCGACTTTTGCTGACGATATGTTGCCATGCCTGGTGGTGAGCTCGTATTGCACCTGATCCCAGATACGCGGTTCGATGATCGGCTCATGATTACCTGATACATAGTATTGGGGTACTTCGCCTTCGTTGACCTTCATCTTCTTAGTAAGGAAATCGGTGGTGAACGTCTTTTGCAGCAGGGCATCGCCCTTGTATTTTTCATTCGACAGGATGGAACGCACTGTCGACGTTGACCACACCTCTTTCCCACGCGGGGTGAGAATCTTGCGGGTAGCGAGCTCGGTTTTGATCTCACTGATAGCCATCCCGTCAAGGAAAAGCTGGTAGATCAACCGGACAGTCGGTGCCTGGGTTTCGTCAATGACGAGGTTACCGTCCGCTCCTTTCTTGTATCCGAGCAGCGACTTGTAGGGCACCATGACTTTTCCATCGGCAAAACGTTTCCTGTGTCCCCAGGTGACGTTTTCGGAGATAGAGCGGGATTCTTCTTGCGCCAGTGAGCTCATGATCGTGATCAATAGCTCGCCTTTGGCGTCGAAGGTGTAAATATTTTCCTTCTCAAAATAGACCTCGACGCCTGCGTCTTTGAGCTTGCGCACGGTAGTGAGCGAGTCGACGGTGTTGCGTGCGAACCGGGACACGGATTTGGTGAGGATCAGATCGATTTTGCCTGCCAGGGCATCATCGATCATGGTTTGGAATCCCTCACGGCGCTTCATAGAGGTGCCAGAGATACCTTCGTCGCAGTACATGCCCGCGAACTGCCAATCATTACGGGAGCGAATGTAGGTGGTGTAGTAGTCGATTTGCGCCTCATATGATGAGGTTTGTTCTTCCATCTCGGTAGAGACTCGCGCGTAGGCGGCGACCTTTCTGCGTGCCGGTACCCCGGACGGGGTTGTGACAGTTCCGGGTTTCTTTGTTGCGGGTATCGCAGTGACCGTGCGACTCATGCCAACCTCCCCTCACTGGTTAAGCCCACCGGCGTCATAGTTCCATCCGCGAGGTGGAATGTGAGCTGGTGCGGGAAGGCTTCAATCATCACGATCTGCTCGCCAACCTGGACGGGGTCGAAACTTTGGGTGCCGAGCATGTCTGCGCAGGCTTGTTCGAGGAGTGTTTCGCGTAGGTTGTGCCCCCTACAGGGGTTGCCGTTCCCGGTGCAGGCACTCCAGCACCGCCAAAACTTATACGAGGTTCCAGACTTGTAGGTGCGGGTTTTGCGTTGATAGTTCTTCCCGCACGCGCCGCAGCAGATCCGTCCAGTGAACACGCCCGTGTTCTTTGACGGGGTCGCCGCCGGACCAATCTCGCGCCGATGAGCGATTTCTGCTTGCACCGCGTCAAACATCTCCTCGTCAATGATTGGTGGGAGGGCTTGCTCAACCCAGTATCGCGGCAGCTCCCCGTCGTTGAGGGCACATGTGGGTGCTTGGATTGTGGGGCGGTACATTTTCTGTAGCATTTGGCAGCCCTTGTAGCGCTCATTTTCGAGCATGCGACGAAACACTGACCCGTAGAAGCGTCCTCCACCGCGCGAACGCGCCCCTTGACCATTGAGGATCGCGGCTGTCTTTTCCGGGCTGATCCCATCGAGATAATTGGCAAACAGTAAGCGCACAATCTTGGCTTCATCTTCAATGATGGTGAACTGGCCGTCTGCCCAGCTATAGCCGTAGACGACGAAAGAATTTGTGCCACCGTTCTTGTACCGGTTACGGATTGCCCATTTGACGTTCTGGGACAGGGAACGGGATTCTTCTTGAGCAAACGACGCCAACAAGGTCAGCAGGAGTTCTCCGTCAGCGCTGAGAGTGTCGATGCGTTCGCGTTCGAAGCGCACAGCCACACCAAGGTCTTTCAGCTCACGAACCGTAGCGAGCAGGTCGACAGTGTTGCGGGCAAGGCGCGAGATCGATTTACACAACACAAGATCGATCTTTCCTGCTCTGGCTGTGTTCATCAGGTCGGCCAGGCCTTGCCGGGATTTCATCGAAGTGCCAGTAACCCCTTCGTCAGTGAATACACCCGCATAGGCCCATCCGGGCGTGGATTGGATCAGGCGCGAATAATACGACACTTGCGCCGATAGGGATGCTAACTGCTCGACGGCGTTGGTTGAGACCCGCGTGTATGCTGCTACGTTGACCAGTTTCGGGGTCGGCGGCCGAACTGGTGTCACCACACTAACTTGTGCCACGTTTTCTCCTTTCGTGTTAGGTCTATACACGCTCTAAACCAGGTGTTTATCCAGTCGTTTCGCCCACAATCTGTGGTTGATAGATCGGGCTCAACGCCTGGAACAACAACCGATAGACACGCCGATACTCTGCGGGGGTTAGCACTCCTCGACCTGCCAGCATGCTCAACGTGTGAGCGTCAGTAATGAAGGCGAGTTCTCGGGTGAACACCTCGGGCCTTGTCATCTGGTCGACCGTGGTGGCGAGCGTGTTCATGAGCGCCCACCTCGGGTGCCAAAGCGAGCACGCACATAACAGGCGTGACAGCAATACTTTTGACCTGGCTTGTCCACGATCACGAAGCGGTGCCCGCAGTGTGCACAGGTCTGCTTGCGCACGGGCTCGGTTTTCTGCCGTTCCCGCCAAGCTTTATGCCTGCAGGCGGGCGAGCAAAACCGAGCACGAGCACCTCCCCGAATAGGGCTGGCACACCAGCGGCACACCCGCTGAGCCACCACTGAACCGGCCTCGAGATTTCGGCTGGTGCAGTATGAACGGACCTGGTCACGGGTCAAGGCGCAAAACTCGGCAATCGCTTTATACCCCCAGCCTGCTGTGCGCAGGTTACGGATACGTTCTTCTTCAATGTTCTTCACAGTGGGGTCACTCCCTTCACCCCACTGCCGACAAACCCGTATGTGTTAAATCCGCCCGTAAAATGACGAAAAGCCCCGCCACCACCGGCTTCCCGAAAGTTGGGAAATCACAGTGATGACGGGGCTTCAATACGCCACAGGAGCGTGCGGGGTTAGTAGCCGAGCTTGGCGTTCACTCGCGCTTGCACAGCGCTGTAGAGGTTTCCGAGACGGCGTTTACGCTCTTCGCCATTGCCGTACTCGCCACGGATCACGGCATCGGCAAGAGCATCGATGTTGGGCCCGGCGGGCTTCGTGGGCGTTCGGCCGGAGAGCTTTTCGTTGACTCGCTGTTGGACGGCGGCGTAGTTGGCTCCGAGGCGACGCTTGCGCTCATCCCCGTTGCCGTAGTCGCCACGGATCACGGCATCGGCGAGAGCGTCGATGTCCGGTGTGGCTGGTGCTGGTACTGGGGTGTTGCCGGTCATCTGCTCATACCAAGACTGTGCTCGTGCCATATACGCGGCGTGCTGACTGCCTGCCAGCGAGGCGGGGCATTCGGTCGAGGAGAAGTTCTTGTGCCCGAACACGTTCTTCCCCCAGACCGGTCGGCCGAGACCGTAGAACTTGCAAACGGCCGCGACGAGGTGTGCTCCGTTATCAAGGCACGCCTCCGACACAGCCCATGAATCACTAGTCATGTCGGCGTGTTCGATGCCGATGGAGGTGGTGTTGGCTACCCAGTTTCCTGCGTGCCAGGCGGTATCACGGTCCCACACCAACTGGCCTATGCGTCCGTCGGATTGAACTTGGTAGTGGGCGGAAGCAGGACGGGTTTGCCACACGTCGTAACATCCCTTGATGGTGAGGTTTCCGGCGTTGTGGTGGATGATGACCTTATCGATCCGTCTACCGTTCCTGCCGGGTGTGTAGTGCTTGTTCATGATGAGGCCGATATCGGCCTCAAGCGCGAACCAATTCTTCATGACTAGTTCTCCTTTGTGTTTTCAGTGGTCGTTTCGGTCAGGGGTGGTCTGGTGTCGGCGCGGTTGGCAATCGCATCGAGCGCGCCACGCATTTGGGCAGGAACAGGCAGGCCCAGGCGGGTGGCGTTCTCGATCAGCGAGATGCCTTCGTTGGACAGGTAGAAGAAAATGACCGCCGCACGCAGCACGCCTGGCGCGCCGAGAATATGGACGTCGATCAAATGGGCGAGCCCGACGAGGGTGAAGATAAGGATCTTGCGGCTGATACCCCTAAAACCGACGGATGAGCTGAGGCGGCGCTCTGAAATGGCGGCGAAGACGCCGGTGATGTAGTCGGCGATAGCGAAGACGATCAGCGCATAGACAAGGCCGTCGAGCCCTCCAAGATAAGCGGCGAGCCAAGCACCGAAACCGGCGATGCCGGTTTGGATGGCGTGCCAGATAGCGTGAATAGACATAAAGCGTGTTCCTTCCAGGGTGGGTGGGCAAATGAAAAATACCCCCACCCATCTGGGGTGAAGGCAACAAAGAATCCCGCGTCGTAGCGGGTTACATGGTCGGGTCAGTCAAGACCTCCAAGATCGGCAGGCTCAAGTCGAAGGACGCCGCCTTGGGTGCTGGTAGTTCGTGGGCTTTGATAGCCTCTGCGGGTGGTGCAGGCGTGGCATCGGATTCAATTGGGACGATCGGCAACTGCACCTCATCGTCAGGCGTTGACTCATCAGCGGAGACTTCGGTGAGTTCTTTGCTCTTTTCTTCTTCGGCGCTCATGTGTTGTCCTTGGTGATCGCGTCGTAGAGAACGTCGTAGGCCTCGGCCGCTTCGCCAGACAGCTCACCGTCATAGCCATCAAGAAGTGTTTTCACGTCCTTGTCGTGGCCGTCGTAGGTTGGCCCCGACACTTCAGCAATCGAGGTCAGCAGATTCTGACGGGCATCGAGAAATTCACTCGCTTTGTCGGGGTCAGCGAGCATGAAGGTGCCGTCGTCAGCGAACACTGGGCGACCACTCTCATCGAGGCTCGCATAGTGGGTGACGAGGTCGTATTCATCTTCCCCAAACCGAGCAATCGCCTCCCTCACCAACGTCAGAAGTTTCGAGCGAGCACGGGACTGTGCCGCCTTCAACGGCATATTGGTGAGTAGGTCGGCGACGGGTTGGAGCTGCTGGTTGGCGAGCATGATGCGCATAGGTGTTCTCCTTAGCTGAGGGTGGTGGGCATGGTGGACAGGCCGGTGTTCGAGTAGTACTGCCAGGTGATGTTTGACCCCGACCCGGAAATCGAGGTGATCCAGCCACGGTTCAACAGCCCGATCAGCGTGTTCATCCGGCCCATGAGGTCACTGACCCTGTCGAAGAGGCGGCTCATGTTGTAGTAGGCACCGTTGGTGACGACCATCAGGTCGTAGGTGTGGAACACGACCTTCGAGTTCCCGGTCTGCCCCACCCAGCCCGGATGGGTTCCTTTCCCGCTGAGCGCACAGTCCTGCAACACCGCATACCGAGAGCCGGTGGTGTAGAACTTGTAGCCGTTCGTGCGCAGATCATCACCCAAGTGGATGCCAGCCTTACCGTAGAAGCGGCCCTTCGGATCCAGCGTCAAACACGTGAAATAGTCCCCGCCCGAGGCCGTCTGATACGTCCAGGCGACATAGTCGCCTCGGTAAGCAAGCTGGTTGACGATGCCCTGCACGTCGGGCTTGTCCTTGTGAGGACGCCTGGCCATCTCCCCGATATAGCGGGTGCCGTACCAGAACCGCATCCCCGAACTGGAGATCGTGCCCTCCAGGGAGGACCCGTCATACCACGCGATCTGGGTTGGTGAAATGCGGATGGATTGTGTCCATCCGGCGAGCCCGACTTGGATCGCGTTGGTGGCGAGCTTGTCGGCAGTGATCGACTTCGCCCCAATCCGCGCCGCCGACAGTGTCCCGGTGGTGATCTTGCCAGCATCCAGCGAGGCAACCTTCGCCGAGATGATCGCCGCGTCCTTGATCATCGCCGTGGTGATGAACCCGTTGGCAATGGTCAACTTGTCGGACGTGATCGACCCGGCAGCGATCCGTGCCGCCGACAAGGTACCGGTCGTAATCTTCGACGCCGACAGACTGCCAACCTTTGCGTCCGTGATCGCGGCGTTGGCAATCATTGCGGTGGTGATGAACCCACTCGCGATGGTCAGCTTGTCGGAGGTAATACTTCCCGTGGCGATACGGTCAGCCGCCAAGAACCCAGCCGTGATTTTGGCTGCCGACAGTGAACTGATTTTCGCGTTGGTGATCGCGGCGTCGGCGATGTGTGCGGTGCCGATGGCGGCATCTGCGATGTGTGCTTGGCTGATCGCTTTCGGCCCAATCATCGCGGCGCCGACCGGTGTTGGTTCCCATTGGTTGTTGGTGAGGAGATATTGGCGGGCGATCACGCCGTCGACGCGCACTTGCCACAGCGCACCCTCCGGTCGACCAGCCGCATCCGCTACGCTCGGATCAACAACAGCAACCGTGAGCCGCCCATCCGAGGTCACCGCAATGTCATGGGCATCCTGCGCCAACTGGGTAGCACCAGCGGCTGCGGTCTTGGCCTGGTCGATCTTCACCTGCGCCGATGCCATCTGAGTGGCGACAGCATCGGCGGCGGTTTGTGCATCTTGGGCAGCGGTGAGGGCGTGGTCGACCTCTGCGCGGGCGGCGTCGAGTTCGGCCTGCACCTGGGCATGATTCAGATCAGTAGCGAGTGCCACCCAGCCGGGCTGCCCGGTGTCGGTCACGCGGTAGATCCAGATTTCTGTGGTTTCGCCGTTGCTCTTGAACCATGTGTCACCCAGCTGCGCGGTGGTGGGCTGCACGGTGCCGTAGTGGTTGGTGTTCTTCCCGTCCGCTGAAGCGAGTGCGAATCCTGCCGCATCCGACGCAGCCACCGCCGTATTGATGGCGGTCTTGATCTGCCGGGTGACAGACGTGAACTTCCGAGCGGTAGAACCCAGTTCGACCGAGATGTACTGGAGCGTGAGTGGGTTGTATTCGTAAGCGACCACCCGTGCCGTGAGCGCAATCCCAAGATCAGCGTGACGGACGGTCACGGTGTCGCCAATTTCGACGGTTTCCAGGCGTGCAAGATCAGCGTATTCACGGGTGGTGGCGAGGTCGACGAACCGCACCTTATACGAGCCCGACGGCTCATCGACATGTCTTGCGCTGAATTCTGCTGCAGCTAGTCGGCGCAGCTCAGAGTGGGCTTGGTCGAGTGGGAGTTCACCTTCGCGCGGGTTGTCTTTATCAGTGATGGCTTTGACTTGTCCGTAGCGGATGACGTGGATACGCGGCACCACATAATCGCCCAACTTCGGCGAATCCACATAGAGTTCGGGTAGGAGTAGGCCGTCGTATCCGACTGGCAGAATCCGCGTCGCCACTGTTGAGAAGTCAATGGATGATTCGAAGCCAGTGAGGTTTTTCCGATCACGAATCACCACCCCATGGTTGGCTCCGCGCATGGGCGTGTGATGGATCAGCCAATTATTACGCGTAATCTCGCCGCCCCAACGCGCAGCGAACGTGTTGTCCTCGCCCGCATCCATGAGAGCGGCGGCGATGGGCATGCGCACCAACCGCGCCGACGAGCGCGTCACCGTATCCGACGAGGTAGCAGTAAACCCGTGGCTCGTGTTCGCAGCCGCCAGGATCTGGGTGAGTGCACCTTTGGCGGTTTTGTTGACCACGTAGGTGTCGGCGATGAGATTCGCCGCCAGATCATAAAAGATGTGAAACGCCGTTACTTCGAGCATGCCTTCGAGGGTGGTGGCGACCTCGCTGATGCGGAACCCCTGACGTTGCTCCAGCCCTGGCACGAGCGCTGCCACAATGTTCTCAAGCGTCAGGTGCTGTGCTGCAGGTCCATCTGCTGGGTAGGTGAAGGTCAGGGAGAATTCGCCGCCGAGTTCCTCGACCACGATCGGGTTGATGATCTCCCGGTCGAGCACGCCGAGTCCGGTGGTGGTGAATGTCGTGGCGGTGCGGTCGTGAACCGTAATCATGAGAGGCCTTCCAAACAAAACAATTTGGCCACCCCATAACAAGGGATGGCCATCGGAACTTGCGTGAGTTGGGTGTTAGGGGTTGCGCCAGTTCGGCGTGATCACGATCTTCGAAATACCCGCGCCGAGCGTGATCCGATTCAAACCAGGCTTAAAGGTTGGGAAGGTTTCGGTGAGCGCATCCGTCTGCACGCGACCTGATGCGTGAGCGACGAGACGCGCGCTGTCGAGCGTGACGGAACCTGCTGGCGAATTCACGTGATAGACGCGCGCATTGATCGTCAAAGACAACGCTCCGGTGCCGGTGATCGTGATGATTGGATCAGCTTCCAGTAGGCCGGGGTTCGTGATCGTCCCAGATGCAGTGAGCGTTACCGGATTCAATCCCCCGGTCAGGTAGGTGAAGGGTTGGCAGGTCAGGCGCGCGGTGAAGAACCCCCACCCCGATAGCTCCCGGCGCAGTTCGCTCACTTCGCAGTGCTTAACCTTGCGGTAAACACCAGGCTCGGCAGTGAACGCAATCGTGGAAGCGCCCGTCAGCTCGTGAGTAGCCTGCCGATACTGGTGGAGCCCGTCACGGACAGGAACGGCGAGCTCAAGCTCGATCTCGGTGTCTTCCCAGCCCGTGAAGCGCGTGAGGGTTCCTGCTCTGCCTTCGACCTCAATATCATCCACCGCACGGACGGCTGCGGGTATCGCAACCGGGGCAGCAAGGCGCAAACCCAACGAAGCAGAAGACACCTGGTTATTAAGGGTGAACCCATACATTAATAGCCTCCTGCCATCACGGTCTGCCGCCGATCAAGGCGCGCGAGTTGTTTGTCGAGAGCAGGTGCGAGTTTGCCGACCAGCGTCCCATCCGAGAGCGTCACGCTAATGTCCAGCGAGGACAGGATGCGCTTTGCTGTGGCATCGACGATGCTCGCGACATCCACCCGCTCACTATCAGCACCGCCACTCGTATCGCGATTGATAGCTATGGGTTGTGGGGTCAGATCAACGGCCGGTACCTGCAGGTCTGCCACCGTCTCGATCGGCACAGCCAGCCCGTCCTCAAGGTTGGCGAAGGCGTTCATCGTGTCCCTAGCTAAACCAGTGGCAGCGGTGACAGCCTTGTTGCCGTCCGTGCGGATGGAGCCTGCGAGGCCTTCGACGAGCATTCGACCTGCCCAGGCCATCTTGCGTGACGGTGAGTGGATGCCAAAGAAGCCGGTGATGGAGTCCCAAATCCCGCTTGCCCAGTTCGACACCGAATCACACAACCACCCGGCCAACGACTGGATACCGTTCCACAGGCCGTAGACGAGGTTCTTGCCCGCCTCCACCATCTGCCACACGCCCTGCCCAACGGCCGAGACGATGCCGGTGATGATTTGTGGGATTGCGGCGACGATCGTGGAAATAATCTGGGGCAACGCCCGCACCAACGCGGTCAAGAGTTGGATGCCTGCTTGGACGAGCTGCGGGATAGCCCCACCAATCGCCGACACAATAGCTCCGATAATCTGCGGGAGCGCTGCGACGATCGCTGTGATGATCTGAGGCAACGCCCCAATCAATGCGGTCAAAAGTTGGATTCCTGCTTCGATGATCTGCGGGATCGCCCCCACAAGGAACGTGACAATCCCGGTGATGATCTGTGGGAGGGCTTCGATGATGACGGGAATGGCAGCGATCAAGCCTTCGGCGAGTCCGGTGATGAGCTGCAACGCCGCATCCAACAAAAGCGGCAGGTTGTCTACCAGCCCCTGCACTAAAGCGGTGAGCGTCTCCACCGCCGCAGGAACCAGTTCTGGCAAGGCTTCACCGATACCTGAGACCAGCGTGGCGATGATCTGTATCGCCGCCTCAAGGAGCGCTGGCAGTGCTTCGATGATTGCCTCGACCAGCGCGATAATCAGCGTCACCGCCGTCTCGGCCACCTGTGGGAGCACTTCGATGATGCCTTCGAGCAGGACGGTGAGGATGGACATGCCGGTTTCAACCACCATCGGCAGCTGCTCAGCAATAAACCCGAGGGCTTCTTGCAATACGCTACCGAGGGCGTCGATCAACGCTGGCGTGCCGCCTTCTTCAAAAGCTGTCGTGAGTTCGTCGATCCAGCCGTTCACCATGGGAAGGACTGACCCAGCCAACGCCTCGCTTAATCCGCCAGCCAGCAAGCCTTTGAGGTTTTCGATCCCGTCCTGCATTGTCGCGAGCTGACCAGAGAAGGTCTTGGATTGGGCGTCCATAGCCCCGTAGAAACGCCCGCCCTCGCTAGTGGCAGAAGCAAAGGCTTCCGCGACCATATCAGCCGAGATAGCGCCCTTGGCCATATCCTCCTTGAGCTCACCAATGCTTTTGCCGGTCTTACGCGAGATTTCCTCCAGGGGGTTGAATCCGGCGTTGATCATCTGCAGCAAATCCTGACCCGTAAGCTTGCCAGTCGAAGACATTTGCGCGAAGGCAAGCGTGAGCGACTCCATCTTCACCGCATCACCCTGGCTAATGTCGCCGATCTCGTGCAGGCGCTTTTTCGCATCCTCAAGGCTCATGCCAAAGCTCAGGAGGGTTTGCATGTTACCCGCAAGATCCTCCATACCAAACGGAGTCTTCGCCGCCTCAACCTTCAAATCATTCACAAGCTGCTGAGCCTTGGCTTGATCACCAAGCATCGTCGTGAAGCTTGTGGAGTATTGCTCCATACGCGCGTTGTACTCCACGCCCTCCTTCAAGGCTCCAGCCATGCCGCGACCAATACTGGCGATCGCATGCCCGATACCCTTCACCCCGGCGATGATGGCTTCGGAGGCGAGGTTGGCTTTCAACACGTCGCCGAAAATGCGGGTCTTGCCGGAGGTGGTGTCCATCTCGTCCCCGAGATCGTCCACCGCACCCTCGAGCTTGCCCGCATCCTTCGCAGCCCCCTTCGCATCATCACCGGCACCGTCCGCCTCGTTACCGAAATCAGAGAGGGCGTCGTTGTTGGCTTTGAGTTCGCCTTCGAGCCGGTTGAGCTCCGCGCCTGCGTTGTTGAGCTGGATCTGCCAATTCTTCGTCCGCGAATCATTCTCACCAAACGATGAGGCAGAGTTCTCCAGCGCGGCGCGCAGGGTCTCAATCTTCGACTTTTGAGCCTCGATCTCTTTGCCCAGCACCTGGTTACGGGCCGTGAGGGCTTCGGCGGACTTGTCATTCTTATCGAACGAGGAGGCGACCAGTTTCATCTCACTGCCGAGAACACGCATCTCACGGTTAATATCCGAAATCGCGCGCTTGAACTCACGCTCACCCTCAAGCCCAATCTTCAAACCAAACGAACTGTCAGTCATAGGTCTGTATTCCTTCGCGCTGCTGGGGCTTAAAATTGGCTAGAGGATGAGGAGGAATCGTGTGGGCCAATGTTGTAACTAATCGCCGGTGGGTATGGCCGTTGTTTGCTTTACTCGTCATCGGTACGGTAGTTTTCGCTGTTTTGTGGATGAGCGGTGTCGTGCATCCCGTCACGGGCATCGCTAATGCAGCAGGTTTCGCAATATGTGCGATCGGGCTTGCAGCGTGGCACCTTGCCACTCGTGGTTTGCAGCGATGAGCACTCCGGTACTTTTCCTCCACGGACTCGGCGAGACCCCGCAAGCCTGGAATGGCGTCATCAACGAGTTCGAGAGCATTGACGCGCTCACGCCCACTGTTTTCGATCAGCCATCAGGAACGCCATGGTCGTTACATGAGCGCACGGACGAACTCGCCGCATCACTGAATGATCCAGTCGACGTGGTTGGGCTATCTCTTGGCGCGGTGATGGGTCTTGATCTGGCTATACGGCACCCGCACATGGTTCGGTCGCTGTTTCTTTCAGCTCCCCAAGCACGCCCGCCTAAAGCATTGATGCGCATTCAAAGCGTTCTCATGCGAGTCTTGCCTGAGCGTCTCGTGTGCCCACCACAGATTTCCAAGCAACAGTTGCTGGAAATCCTGCGGCAAATATCAGCCATTGATTTCGAGCCAGAGCTTGGAAATATCACGGTTCCAACAACGATTGCGTGCGGCGTGAAAGACCGCGCGAATCTTCCTGCCGCCCGCACCATCAGCCAACAGATCCCACCAGCCCGCCTCATCGTTGTGCCAGACGCGGGTCATCAATGGCATCAATCAATGCCCACACAATTCGCTCACGAGCTAAAAACCCACCGGGACAACATCTAAATCCCGGCAGGAATCACGTCGTCGATGAACCATTGACGTAGCGGTTGGGCTCTGCCGGTTTCGAGTCGCCAGCAGTCGACCAGATCCAACAGCTCACCAAACACGGTTAAGCCCACCTCCACCCGCGATAGGTGAAGGTGAGCCATGCCGATATACGTCAGCCGCATGAACACAGCCTGATCGTTGTCGACTACGCGTCCGCTGCTGGTGCTTTTGGGGCTGGCTCGGTCAGGATGTCTCGGCGTGTGCCTCGTTGGAGGGCTTCGGCGATCGCGCCACGATAATCCGCCAGATCAGCAGGCACAGTGAGTAGTTCAACCTCGTCCTCGGTCAACTCTGGGCGCTTGTCGTCTGGGTGGCGCAGGTTGTGGATCTGGATGGACTGGTTGACCAGCAGCGTGATTAGCCAAATCACCTCACCGAGCATCTTGCCCAGATCGTCGGAGATTTCCAGGGCGTTACCCAGATGTTCGAGCCCGCCGTAACGCTCAGCGATCAGCCGCGTGGCTTTCGTCGTCAAGACAAGCTCGCAGTCGGTACCGCCGATGCTGACAGTGGCGGAGCGCCCTGGGTCAACAGCTGATTCAGTCTTCTTCTTGGTTGTCATGGCTCATGCTCCTTAGGCTTCAGATGTGGTGCTGGCGGGTTCATAAACTTGCGCATACCAATTAGTGATCGTCTCGGGCTTGACGCCGGTGCCGCCC
It contains:
- a CDS encoding recombinase family protein; this translates as MSRTVTAIPATKKPGTVTTPSGVPARRKVAAYARVSTEMEEQTSSYEAQIDYYTTYIRSRNDWQFAGMYCDEGISGTSMKRREGFQTMIDDALAGKIDLILTKSVSRFARNTVDSLTTVRKLKDAGVEVYFEKENIYTFDAKGELLITIMSSLAQEESRSISENVTWGHRKRFADGKVMVPYKSLLGYKKGADGNLVIDETQAPTVRLIYQLFLDGMAISEIKTELATRKILTPRGKEVWSTSTVRSILSNEKYKGDALLQKTFTTDFLTKKMKVNEGEVPQYYVSGNHEPIIEPRIWDQVQYELTTRHGNISSAKVGLFSTRLKCAQCGAWYGRKTWASNTKYKYTVWQCNHKYAVEHPCSSATVKDEHIKNAFVQALNQLIARQSRQSHLLQIFDSMFDTSRMEEQAAACQAKIVELTEQIEALIAENQQRALDQDAYQNKYTELDTAYRKTLACKASLEADIAANTAKHAAVTTALGDLAGEPVSEFRPSQWSALIDHAIVDEDTIRFVFRVGEVVRVQL
- a CDS encoding recombinase family protein — protein: MAQVSVVTPVRPPTPKLVNVAAYTRVSTNAVEQLASLSAQVSYYSRLIQSTPGWAYAGVFTDEGVTGTSMKSRQGLADLMNTARAGKIDLVLCKSISRLARNTVDLLATVRELKDLGVAVRFERERIDTLSADGELLLTLLASFAQEESRSLSQNVKWAIRNRYKNGGTNSFVVYGYSWADGQFTIIEDEAKIVRLLFANYLDGISPEKTAAILNGQGARSRGGGRFYGSVFRRMLENERYKGCQMLQKMYRPTIQAPTCALNDGELPRYWVEQALPPIIDEEMFDAVQAEIAHRREIGPAATPSKNTGVFTGRICCGACGKNYQRKTRTYKSGTSYKFWRCWSACTGNGNPCRGHNLRETLLEQACADMLGTQSFDPVQVGEQIVMIEAFPHQLTFHLADGTMTPVGLTSEGRLA
- a CDS encoding N-acetylmuramoyl-L-alanine amidase, coding for MKNWFALEADIGLIMNKHYTPGRNGRRIDKVIIHHNAGNLTIKGCYDVWQTRPASAHYQVQSDGRIGQLVWDRDTAWHAGNWVANTTSIGIEHADMTSDSWAVSEACLDNGAHLVAAVCKFYGLGRPVWGKNVFGHKNFSSTECPASLAGSQHAAYMARAQSWYEQMTGNTPVPAPATPDIDALADAVIRGDYGNGDERKRRLGANYAAVQQRVNEKLSGRTPTKPAGPNIDALADAVIRGEYGNGEERKRRLGNLYSAVQARVNAKLGY
- a CDS encoding phage holin family protein produces the protein MSIHAIWHAIQTGIAGFGAWLAAYLGGLDGLVYALIVFAIADYITGVFAAISERRLSSSVGFRGISRKILIFTLVGLAHLIDVHILGAPGVLRAAVIFFYLSNEGISLIENATRLGLPVPAQMRGALDAIANRADTRPPLTETTTENTKEN
- a CDS encoding DUF1617 family protein, encoding MRIMLANQQLQPVADLLTNMPLKAAQSRARSKLLTLVREAIARFGEDEYDLVTHYASLDESGRPVFADDGTFMLADPDKASEFLDARQNLLTSIAEVSGPTYDGHDKDVKTLLDGYDGELSGEAAEAYDVLYDAITKDNT